In Cryptomeria japonica chromosome 10, Sugi_1.0, whole genome shotgun sequence, a genomic segment contains:
- the LOC131066645 gene encoding F-box/kelch-repeat protein At5g15710-like produces the protein MGALRIRKQTMWSDFPEHLMERILECLPVDCFFRFRAVCKTWNTLFSSPHFNSIARNSQPFLILCPAKTQLPSLIYSFITHTWRTISLSFIPHDCPINFRGSASGLLLVDINANVFFGFNSSTLCVCNRLTQTYTMLPQMVSVSRIFAKAILPAGNKTEEYTVMVAGRSSSDKVIVEAYNSTTKTWKVAGSIPDVIIRNENMFFCKGSLFCVTATGGIMAYNIEQEITTIMAMPTADAENLSIRLVCCKSGVFVIGAIEENHILKGVVMWELVSPKTSMEDYKWEEIGKMPSSVCEEFKRSSNSNWFECVGVGDKICLRANESMEILVYDVSKSSWNWLPKFPADLRYVSMRCLPLEIMAGTE, from the coding sequence ATGGGTGCTCTCAGAATTCGTAAGCAAACAATGTGGTCAGATTTCCCTGAACATTTGATGGAGAGAATACTGGAATGCCTTCCAGTGGACTGCTTCTTCCGTTTCAGGGCTGTTTGCAAGACCTGGAATACTCTCTTCTCATCACCTCACTTCAATTCCATAGCAAGAAATAGCCAGCCATTTCTCATTCTTTGCCCTGCCAAAACCCAACTGCCCTCCCtaatctattccttcatcacccaCACTTGGCGAACCATTTCTTTATCTTTCATCCCTCATGATTGCCCCATCAATTTCAGAGGATCTGCTTCCGGGTTGCTCTTGGTAGACATTAACGCCAATGTTTTCTTTGGCTTTAATTCTTCAACGCTATGTGTTTGCAATCGTCTTACCCAAACGTACACCATGCTGCCACAAATGGTTTCTGTGAGTAGAATTTTTGCCAAGGCAATTTTACCAGCGGGTAATAAGACGGAAGAATATACAGTCATGGTGGCGGGCAGGAGCAGCAGTGATAAGGTTATAGTAGAAGCATACAATTCTACGACCAAGACATGGAAAGTTGCAGGCAGCATTCCTGATGTGATTATAAGAAACGAAAACATGTTCTTCTGTAAGGGCTCTTTGTTCTGTGTGACTGCCACTGGCGGCATAATGGCCTACAATATTGAACAGGAGATCACCACAATTATGGCCATGCCCACAGCAGACGCCGAAAATTTGTCGATTCGGCTTGTTTGTTGTAAGAGTGGTGTGTTTGTGATTGGGGCAATCGAAGAAAATCACATTTTGAAAGGCGTAGTTATGTGGGAGTTAGTTTCTCCCAAGACGTCAATGGAGGACTACAAGTGGGAAGAGATTGGGAAAATGCCCAGCTCTGTGTGTGAGGAATTTAAGAGAAGCTCGAATTCAAATTGGTTTGAGTGTGTGGGAGTGGGAGATAAGATCTGTTTGAGAGCTAATGAGAGCATGGAGATTCTTGTTTATGATGTGAGCAAAAGCTCTTGGAATTGGCTACCCAAGTTTCCTGCAGATTTGAGATATGTGAGCATGAGATGCCTACCACTGGAAATTATGGCTGGTACTGAATAA